In Lemur catta isolate mLemCat1 chromosome 1, mLemCat1.pri, whole genome shotgun sequence, one DNA window encodes the following:
- the F2RL3 gene encoding proteinase-activated receptor 4, with amino-acid sequence MWGCLLLWPPVLGLGPVGSTQTPSVYDELVSTGGASATAPPLPVHPLSFPGQVCANDSDTLELPDSSRALLLGWVPTRLVPALYGLVLAIRLPVNALALWVLATKMPWLPYTVLLMNLAATDLLLALALPPWVTYHLWDQHWPFGEAACHLNTATPYGHMYGSVLLLAAVNLDRYLALVHPLQAHALALPLALQQQTFRLSYSGHKLCHDALPLDAQASHWQPAFTRLPLLAMLLCDRATLRTLSAARQRYGPARKLAAPALASALAFFAPSNVLLLPCYSKPSPDAWGNLYGAYVPSLALSPLNSCVNPFVYYYVSAEFRDKVWARLCRRPLGGTWPPRPPGRGGSCNTGTHSSSLL; translated from the exons ATGTGGGGGTGCCTGCTCCTGTGGCCCCCGGTGCTGGGGCTTGGCCCAGTGGGTAGCACTCAGACCCCCAGTGTCTATGATGAGCTTGTGAGCACCGGAGGTGCCAGT GCCACAGCACCCCCGCTCCCGGTCCACCCCCTCAGCTTCCCAGGACAGGTCTGTGCAAACGACAGCGACACGCTGGAGCTCCCAGACAGCTCGCGGGCGCTGCTGCTGGGCTGGGTGCCCACGCGGCTGGTGCCCGCCCTGTACGGGCTGGTCCTGGCGATCCGGCTGCCTGTCAACGCGCTGGCACTGTGGGTGCTGGCCACGAAGATGCCGTGGCTGCCATACACCGTGCTGCTCATGAACCTGGCAGCCACTGACCTGCTGCTGGCCCTGGCGCTACCCCCGTGGGTCACCTACCACCTGTGGGACCAGCACTGGCCCTTTGGTGAGGCCGCCTGCCACCTGAACACAGCCACGCCCTACGGCCACATGTATGGCTCTGTGCTGCTGCTGGCCGCCGTCAATCTTGACCGCTACCTGGCCCTGGTGCACCCTCTGCAGGCCCACGCCCTGGCGctgcccctggccctgcagcAGCAGACCTTCCGGCTATCGTACTCTGGCCATAAGCTCTGCCACGACGCGCTGCCCCTGGACGCCCAGGCCTCCCACTGGCAGCCGGCCTTCACCCGCCTGCCGCTGCTGGCCATGCTGCTGTGCGACAGGGCCACCCTGCGCACCCTGAGTGCTGCCCGCCAGCGCTACGGCCCTGCGCGGAAGCTGGCCGCACCAGCGCTGGCCTCAGCCCTGGCTTTCTTCGCACCCAGCAACGTGTTGCTGCTGCCGTGCTACTCAAAGCCCAGCCCGGACGCCTGGGGCAACCTCTACGGCGCCTACGTGCCCAGCCTGGCACTCAGCCCCCTCAACAGCTGCGTGAACCCCTTCGTCTACTACTACGTGTCAGCTGAGTTCAGGGACAAGGTGTGGGCCAGGCTCTGCCGCCGGCCACTGGGGGGCACGTGGCCTCCAAGGCCTCCGGGGAGGGGGGGCAGCTGCAACACAGGCACCCACTCCTCCTCACTCCTCTAG